Proteins from a single region of Paramormyrops kingsleyae isolate MSU_618 chromosome 9, PKINGS_0.4, whole genome shotgun sequence:
- the LOC111851120 gene encoding golgin subfamily A member 4 isoform X4 produces the protein MFKKLKQKINEEQSPQRNAQPQQQLQQQAQVGPRDPRARAASLPQDDSPPAPTDRELLAGMIAEPAFLSEYTIFALDHSKRPTAAEVVAANTSKGAGETTPPRGSVNGDDSTSPQKQESQSLAQKLQLRVSSMESLFRSPGKADGLTRTPSRESLVRSSSRESLTRLESESLGVTPSYDPPSDIESEAEDMPGNSDTLSKEQLLHRLHRVERSLANYRGKYSELVTAYRTVQRDKEKTQVILSQSQDKALRRIGELREELQMDQQAKKHLQEEFDAALEEKDQLITVLQTQVALMKKRMQGIPVEGVSPEGDVAQPEGSQESSSPESSCSNEAGGGNVPVEALQQRIRRQENLLQKCKELLRSQKERSTQLGSENEALQQQLQERLQELEKMKELHTTEKTRLITQLRDAKNLIEQLEQDKGMVIAETKRQMHETLEMKEEEVAQLRARIQQAIAEKEDLQEQREKSERAAFEELERALGVAQRAEESRRQLQAKMEEQMKQVERTSEEERRSLQQELTRVKQEVVQIMKKSSDERVAELEKSHAQVLARKEQELEDRLKQQDIQFQEQLNQVLEKYRTELTQAVQEREQQATLALEEAELQKAAVQSEGDGRVQELQQELEAARTRILELKSSLPKTPQDGADSPVEIATQTEEEKSKLEEEYLAQEAKHQEELVLIREQHLTEVKKLQEQHQVEMEAALKEKEVQFHTHVEDMNLITLEKLDVKQTELEALASELNEVLRSKHLLEEQLVACRAEFNTVKLKFEEEMQKERSRYQGEIDRIQSAHEQSLGGVEKILKEELNKLKLVVEEKEKALEDQLKKEQNLKEATEKALQEGKDRLDQLAASHQQEMKDLQEHNSSVEEAQRASTLEMEDLRQRLQKVQTEKDSLLEASAHQGEVTGELSSCRSLIKELELQLQNTLNASEQKTEDLLQKHSTDQKVLVQQLEQVKNELFVQEQTFNELLAKQQQEEQHMRKRMGDERAALEKTLENVKKEMEDKLKVQETKTEKIKQKAKDMNEKMKRKIQEQEEKFKKELEKKDRELTEKDKQVKEKILEMSQVNSADISDTVMQLEATHKEQMERLRDALKKEQEDLSQNWQRKMCQQEELREKLQSLLKEKTQEMVEVTQQLVTSRDEKEELLQNIKNLREELAMRETTVQKLQAELKEAATKLESLSESEMMLKEQVETIEKNLNQALTERNYFQDQLSKTEEESREKLQTLSKELAETQSKLQALEVSNKESGDWQKRLEECAFQMQVKEDNFRKQINLMHKQLTLLCGEVQMKMNGTANDLCEQVEGRLGALKDRVIGGQKRVEQCRSTILTRTVRMSTLEEQLQQKSQEIRHLSGSLEQMTSQINVNAEHISALTAENETLQKDLQMLAEKDLCIDQLRKDNLSISETLKGNSLHINSLEGIIHDLKNQLENSVAGKDEAISLLNHEHKEQQQKLLNDMEETIKALNSEKAAALEQAEQYKNKASELKKKVEARFTQNHNMVKSLQAKLEEMEKQIIEKDKQLEKLTAIIDHQSVSKSEMDQTLSEKEQRLSALTAELAGCMSRVSELEEQVALREREQRELEERLQQAQVQAAQSGSQEQQAQEQLQSLALENETTRQELEKQKDDFERVKAEILRSKEEALKAADDRLASESAGKLAELKKKAEQKISQVRKQLTAQVEVKEQILKNVQGQLEEKEQAFKALEKQLEELKKEMEERELCTKSLEEKVQFLEGALSKGKVEAEHQVEQVKNDERRDKESSLHLLKEAYDEKITTLEGEVASQKEALQALQEKEKEKLSIHEEVNCKLMEAVNKLKQAEEEKISFQAEVDRLNVDLAAQIALAEVSTDLQGQVQEKERMIMELESCLKELNNLMDTDSSEHIVALKVEEGQACLAEGPENKGCLQGSLVEECKQKLQGMGMRLRECEALLREHKQRSAAVMAAGPSPDGLCEETRTVQGELHSKPNEADSEKQKLHKDLARLQKDLRSLRKEHEQEVELVKKEVAEDCKKDHKMELEDMEMQHNSRLKQLLREYNTQMAKKEQELESAVREAIGKAQEVEAELIESHREETSQLRKTITQKEEDLTRTVNRYEEILQSREEEMGARVWEIQKELDEFQQRIQNSEQGSPADLQIHSLEDRLRCLHKNSVVTHLGTMHRDAGHYSSDAFTEPTEFEYLRKVMFEYMMGRETKTMAKVITSVLKFPPDQAQKILEKEDSRTLFSSASGGIF, from the exons ATGTTCAAGAAACTGAAGCAAAAAATAAACGAGGAGCAGTCACCCCAGAGGAATGCCCAACCTCAACAGCAGCTCCAGCAGCAGGCCCAG GTGGGCCCCCGGGACCCGCGCGCTCGTGCTGCATCCCTGCCACAAGATGACAGCCCACCTGCGCCCACTGACCGAGAG CTGCTGGCCGGGATGATAGCTGAGCCGGCCTTTCTCTCTGAGTACACTATCTTTGCTCTGGACCATTCCAAACGACCCACAGCCGCTGAGGTGGTCGCTGCG AACACCAGCAAGGGGGCAGGTGAGACTACGCCTCCCAGAGGCAGCGTGAATGGAGATGACAGCACCTCACCACAG AAGCAGGAGTCGCAGTCGCTGGCGCAGAAGCTGCAGCTGAGGGTGTCTTCCATGGAGTCCCTCTTCCGCTCCCCCGGCAAAGCTGACGGGCTAACGCGCACCCCCTCGCGCGAGAGCCTCGTGCGGAGCTCGTCCCGCGAGTCGCTCACACGCCTCGAGAGCGAGTCTCTGGGTGTCACTCCCTCCTACGACCCCCCGTCTGACATTGAGAGCGAGGCGGAGGACATGCCAGGCAATTCTGACACCTTGTCCAAAGAACAGCTGCTTCATCGCCTGCACCGGGTGGAGAGGAGCCTGGCTAACTACAGGGGGAAGTACTCAGAG CTGGTCACTGCTTACCGTACCGTTCAGAGGGATAAGGAGAAGACTCAG GTTATTCTGAGTCAAAGTCAAGACAAGGCTTTGCGCAGAATTGGCGAGCTGAGAGAG GAACTGCAGATGGACCAACAGGCCAAAAAACATCTGCAGGAGGAGTTTGATGCTGCTTTGGAGGAAAAGGACCAGCTGATCACTGTGTTGCAGACCCAG GTTGCTCTGATGAAGAAGCGTATGCAGGGCATCCCGGTGGAGGGGGTGTCTCCTGAAGGTGACGTAGCACAGCCTGAGGGCTCACAGGAGTCCAGTTCTCCTGAAAGCTCATGCTCAAATGAGG CAGGTGGCGGCAACGTCCCGGTGGAGGCGCTGCAGCAACGTATACGCAGGCAGGAGAACCTGCTGCAGAAGTGCAAGGAGCTGTTGCGCAGTCAGAAGGAGCGCAGCACGCAGCTGGGCAGTGAAAACGAAGcgctgcagcagcagctgcaaGAGAGGTtgcaggagctggagaagatGAAG GAGCTGCACACGACTGAGAAGACCCGGCTCATCACACAGCTGCGTGATGCCAAGAACCTCATcgagcagctggagcaggacaAG GGCATGGTGATCGCCGAGACCAAGAGGCAGATGCATGAGACTCTGGAGATGAAGGAGGAAGAAGTGGCCCAGCTGAGGGCTCGGATCCAGCAGGCTATAGCTGAGAAAGAGGATCTGCAGGAGCAACGTGAGAAGTCTGAGAGGGCTG CTTTTGAAGAGTTGGAGCGGGCTCTGGGCGTGGCGCAGCGGGCGGAGGAATCACGCAGGCAGCTGCAGGCCAAAATGGAGGAACAGATGAAGCAGGTGGAGCGCACCAGTGAGGAAGAGAGGAGGAGTCTGCAGCAGGAGCTGACTCGTGTTAAGCAGGAGGTGGTGCAAATCATGAAG AAGTCATCAGACGAGCGTGTAGCTGAGCTGGAGAAGTCACATGCACAGGTTTTGGCCAGAAAAGAGCAAGAGCTGGAGGATCGATTGAAGCAGCAAGACATTCAGTTTCAGGAACAACTAAACCAGGTCTTG GAAAAGTACCGGACAGAGCTCACTCAGGCCGTGCAGGAGCGAGAGCAGCAGGCGACCCTGGCGTTGGAGGAAGCCGAGCTCCAGAAAGCTGCGGTGCAGTCAGAGGGAGATGGTCGAGTCCAGGagctgcagcaggagctggaggctgCTCGCACA AGAATCCTGGAGCTGAAAAGTTCTCTACCAAAAACCCCTCAGGATGGAGCAGATTCACCTGTGGAGATAGCAACCCAAACAGAGGAAGAGAAGAGCAAACTTGAAGAGGAGTATCTGGCTCAGGAAGCAAAGCACCAAGAGGAACTAGTACTTATTCGAGAACAGCACCTCACTGAGGTCAAGAAACTGCAAGAGCAGCACCAAGTAGAAATGGAGGCTGCCCTGAAGGAGAAGGAAGTGCAGTTTCATACACATGTGGAGGACATGAACCTCATTACACTGGAGAAGCTAGATGTGAAACAGACAGAGCTGGAGGCCCTGGCATCTGAGCTTAATGAGGTTCTGAGGAGCAAGCATCTTTTGGAGGAACAACTTGTGGCCTGTAGGGCTGAATTTAACACTGTCAAGCTAAAGTTTGAGGAGGAGATGCAGAAGGAACGGTCTAGGTACCAGGGAGAGATTGACCGCATTCAGTCTGCACATGAGCAGTCCCTAGGTGGTGTGGAAAAGATACTGAAGGAGGAACTTAACAAGCTCAAGCTGGTCGTAGAGGAGAAAGAAAAAGCATTGGAGGACCAGCTGAAGAAAGAACAGAATCTGAAGGAGGCCACAGAAAAGGCTTTACAGGAAGGAAAGGATAGGCTAGATCAGTTGGCTGCCTCTCACCAGCAAGAGATGAAAGATCTGCAAGAACACAATAGTTCTGTGGAAGAGGCACAGAGAGCAAGCACCCTGGAAATGGAAGATCTGAGACAGAGGCTTCAGAAGGTTCAGACAGAGAAAGATAGCTTGCTAGAAGCTAGCGCTCACCAGGGAGAAGTTACAGGCGAGTTGTCAAGCTGCAGAAGTCTAATAAAAGAGCTGGAGCTGCAATTACAAAACACACTGAATGCTTCTGAGCAGAAGACGGAGGACCTTCTTCAAAAGCACTCTACAGATCAGAAAGTGCTGGTGCAACAACTGGAACAGGTTAAGAACGAGCTCTTTGTTCAAGAACAGACGTTCAATGAATTGTTGGCCAAGCAACAACAGGAGGAGCAGCACATGAGGAAGAGAATGGGTGATGAGAGGGCTGCTCTTGAGAAGACATTGGAGAATGTAAAGAAGGAGATGGAGGACAAATTGAAAGTGCAGGAGACCAAGACTGAGAAGATCAAACAGAAGGCTAAAGACATGAATGAGAAGATGAAGAGGAAAATTCAAGAGCAAGAAGAAAAATTCAAAAAGGAGCTAGAGAAGAAAGATCGAGAGTTGACTGAGAAGGATAAGCAGGTCAAGGAGAAAATCCTGGAGATGTCCCAGGTGAACTCTGCGGATATTAGTGACACTGTCATGCAGCTGGAGGCCACCCATAAGGAACAGATGGAAAGACTTCGAGATGCACTGAAGAAGGAGCAGGAGGATCTGTCACAGAACTGGCAGAGGAAGATGTGCCAACAGGAAGAACTGCGGGAAAAGCTACAGAGCCTGCTGAAGGAGAAGACACAAGAGATGGTTGAGGTGACTCAGCAGCTTGTAACCAGCAGAGATGAGAAGGAAGAATTGCTTCAGAATATTAAAAATCTCAGGGAGGAGCTTGCAATGAGAGAAACCACTGTGCAAAAATTACAGGCAGAGCTCAAGGAAGCAGCTACCAAGCTAGAAAGTCTGTCAGAAAGTGAAATGATGCTGAAAGAGCAAGTAGAAACAATAGAGAAAAACCTAAACCAGGCTCTTACAGAAAGGAACTATTTTCAAGATCAGCTAAGTAAAACCGAAGAGGAAAGCAGGGAAAAACTGCAAACACTGTCAAAGGAGTTAGCAGAAACTCAGAGCAAACTTCAGGCCCTTGAAGTTTCTAATAAAGAAAGTGGAGACTGGCAAAAGAGACTTGAAGAGTGTGCTTTTCAAATGCAAGTTAAGGAAGACAACTTCAGAAAGCAGATAAATTTAATGCACAAACAGTTAACACTACTCTGTGGTGAGGTGCAAATGAAGATGAATGGCACTGCTAATGACCTGTGTGAGCAAGTGGAGGGTCGGCTTGGGGCACTGAAAGATAGAGTTATCGGTGGTCAGAAACGGGTGGAACAATGCAGAAGCACCATCCTGACCAGGACTGTCAGAATGAGCACTTTGGAGGAGCAGCTTCAGCAAAAGTCACAGGAGATCAGGCATTTAAGTGGCTCCCTTGAGCAGATGACATCCCAGATAAATGTAAACGCAGAACACATAAGCGCCTTAACTGCAGAAAATGAGACTCTACAAAAAGACTTGCAGATGCTCGCTGAGAAAGATTTGTGCATTGACCAGCTGAGAAAGGACAATTTAAGCATCTCAGAGACTCTTAAAGGAAACAGTCTGCATATTAACAGTTTGGAAGGTATAATACATGATTTGAAGAACCAACTTGAAAATAGTGTAGCAGGAAAAGATGAAGCTATATCTCTGTTGAATCATGAGCACAAGGAGCAACAGCAGAAGCTGTTGAATGATATGGAGGAGACTATCAAGGCTCTAAATTCAGAGAAAGCTGCTGCCCTCGAACAGGCAGAACAATACAAGAACAAGGCATCTGAGCTCAAAAAAAAAGTGGAGGCCCGCTTCACCCAGAACCACAACATGGTCAAGTCCCTTCAGGCTAAGCTGGAAGAAATGGAGAAACAGATCATTGAGAAGGACAAACAGCTGGAGAAACTGACAGCCATCATCGATCACCAGTCTGTCAGCAAGTCTGAGATGGACCAGACCCTAAGTGAGAAAGAACAGCGACTCAGTGCCCTGACTGCAGAGCTGGCAGGGTGCATGAGCCGAGTGAGTGAGCTGGAGGAACAGGTGGCCTTGCGTGAACGTGAGCAGAGGGAGCTAGAAGAGCGACTACAGCAGGCCCAAGTTCAGGCTGCCCAAAGTGGGAGCCAGGAGCAACAGGCTCAGGAGCAGTTGCAGTCTTTGGCACTGGAGAATGAGACCACCAGGCAAGAACTGGAGAAGCAGAAGGATGACTTTGAGAGAGTGAAGGCAGAGATCCTTAGGAGCAAAGAGGAGGCTCTTAAGGCAGCCGATGATCGCTTGGCCTCTGAGAGTGCGGGTAAATTGGCAGAGTTGAAGAAGAAAGCAGAGCAGAAGATTAGCCAAGTACGCAAGCAGCTGACTGCACAGGTAGAGGTGAAAGAGCAGATTCTAAAGAATGTGCAGGGTCAGTTGGAGGAGAAAGAACAGGCATTCAAAGCCTTGGAGAAACAGCTAGAAGAACTCAAAAAAGAGATGGAAGAAAGAGAACTTTGCACTAAAAGTCTTGAGGAGAAAGTCCAGTTTCTTGAAGGTGCTTTAAGTAAGGGGAAGGTTGAAGCAGAACACCAGGTGGAGCAGGTGAAGAATGATGAGCGACGGGATAAGGAGAGCTCTCTGCATCTGCTGAAGGAGGCGTATGATGAAAAAATAACTACACTTGAGGGAGAAGTAGCCAGCCAGAAAGAGGCTTTGCAAGCACTTCAagaaaaggaaaaggaaaaattATCCATTCATGAAGAAGTTAATTGCAAACTTATGGAAGCAGTGAACAAGCTCAAGCAAGCAGAAGAGGAGAAGATAAGCTTTCAGGCTGAAGTGGACAGACTAAATGTGGATTTAGCTGCCCAGATTGCACTAGCAGAAGTCTCTACAGACTTACAAGGACAAGTTCAGGAGAAAGAAAGAATGATCATGGAACTAGAGAGTTGTTTAAAGGAACTGAATAACTTAATGGACACAGACTCTAGCGAACATATCGTGGCGTTGAAGGTGGAGGAGGGCCAGGCTTGTCTAGCTGAAGGACCAGAAAACAAAGGGTGTTTGCAGGGCTCTTTGGTGGAGGAGTGCAAGCAGAAGCTGCAGGGGATGGGCATGAGGTTAAGGGAGTGTGAGGCTCTGCTTAGGGAACATAAGCAGAGATCAGCTGCTGTGATGGCAGCTGGCCCAAGCCCTGATGGGCTCTGTGAAGAGACCAGGACTGTGCAAGGAGAACTTCATAGCAAACCCAATGAGGCAGATAGTGAAAAGCAGAAGCTCCACAAGGACCTGGCCCGGCTTCAAAAGGACCTTCGCTCTCTCCGGAAGGAGCATGAGCAAGAAGTAGAGCTGGTAAAGAAAGAGGTGGCAGAGGACTGCAAAAAGGACCACAA GATGGAGCTGGAAGATATGGAGATGCAGCACAACTCACGCCTCAAGCAACTGTTGAGAGAATACAATACCCAGATGGCGAAGAAGGAGCAGGAGTTGGAATCTGCAGTCAGAGAAGCCATAG ggaaggcACAGGAAGTGGAGGCAGAGCTGATTGAGAGCCATAGGGAAGAGACCAGCCAGCTACGTAAGACAATCACCCAGAAGGAAGAGGACCTCACCAGGACAGTGAATAGATACGAGGAGATCTTGCAG AGCCGTGAAGAGGAAATGGGGGCACGAGTGTGGGAGATACAGAAGGAGCTGGATGAGTTCCAGCAAAGAATCCAGAACAGCGAACAG GGTTCCCCGGCAGATCTGCAG ATCCACTCTCTGGAAGACCGGCTGAGGTGTCTACATAAGAATTCTGTGGTCACTCACCTGGGGACGATGCACAGAG aTGCTGGACACTACAGTTCAGACGCCTTTACCGAGCCCACAGAGTTTGAATACCTGAGGAAGGTGATGTTTGAGTACATGATGGGCCGGGAAACAAAG ACGATGGCTAAAGTCATAACCTCCGTGCTAAAGTTCCCTCCTGACCAGGCCCAGAAGATTCTGGAGAAGGAGGATTCCCGAACCCTT TTCAGCTCTGCTTCTGGGGGTATCTTCTGA